One segment of Panthera uncia isolate 11264 chromosome A3 unlocalized genomic scaffold, Puncia_PCG_1.0 HiC_scaffold_12, whole genome shotgun sequence DNA contains the following:
- the COLEC11 gene encoding collectin-11 isoform X2 has translation MRRGLALLGLAFLWLLPSGRPQQTAEDACSLHILVPGLKGDAGQKGDKGAPGRPGRVGPTGEKGDMGDKGQKGSVGRHGKIGPIGSKGEKGDSGDIGPPGPNGEPGIPCECSQLRKAIGETDNQVSQLTAELKFIKNAVAGVRETDSKIYLLVKEEKRYVDAQLSCQGRGGTLGMPKDEAANGLMAAYIAQAGLARVFIGINDLEREGTFVYSDRSPMQTFNKWRSGEPNNAYDEEDCVEMVASGGWNDVACHVTMHFLCEFDKEHV, from the exons ATGAGGAGGGGCCTGGCTCTCCTCGGCCTGGCCTTCCTGTGGCTGCTCCCGTCTGGGCGTCCTCAGCAGACGGCGGAAGATGCCTGTTCCCTGCACATCCTCGTCCCGGGCCTCAAAG GGGATGCCGGACAGAAGGGGGACAAAGGTGCACCCGGACGGCCCGGAAGAGTCGGCCCCACGGGAGAGAAAG GAGACATGGGTGACAAAGGACAGAAGGGCAGTGTGGGTCGCCATGGAAAAATTGGTCCCATTGGTTCTAAAG GTGAAAAAGGAGATTCTGGTGACATAGGGCCCCCCGGCCCTAATGGAGAACCAG GCATCCCGTGTGAGTGCAGCCAGCTGAGGAAGGCCATCGGGGAGACGGACAACCAGGTCAGCCAGCTGACGGCGGAGCTGAAATTCATAAAAAATG ctGTCGCCGGCGTGCGCGAGACCGACAGCAAGATCTACCTGCTGGTGAAGGAGGAGAAGCGCTACGTGGACGCGCAGCTGTCGTGCCAGGGCCGCGGGGGCACGCTGGGCATGCCCAAGGACGAGGCGGCCAACGGGCTGATGGCCGCCTACATCGCGCAGGCCGGCCTGGCCCGCGTCTTCATCGGCATCAACGACCTGGAGAGGGAGGGCACGTTCGTGTACTCGGACCGCTCGCCCATGCAGACCTTCAACAAGTGGCGCAGCGGCGAGCCCAACAACGCGTACGACGAGGAGGACTGCGTGGAGATGGTGGCCTCGGGCGGCTGGAACGACGTGGCCTGCCACGTCACCATGCACTTCCTGTGCGAGTTCGACAAGGAACACGTGTGA
- the COLEC11 gene encoding collectin-11 isoform X1 → MRRGLALLGLAFLWLLPSGRPQQTAEDACSLHILVPGLKGDAGQKGDKGAPGRPGRVGPTGEKGEKGDSGDIGPPGPNGEPGIPCECSQLRKAIGETDNQVSQLTAELKFIKNAVAGVRETDSKIYLLVKEEKRYVDAQLSCQGRGGTLGMPKDEAANGLMAAYIAQAGLARVFIGINDLEREGTFVYSDRSPMQTFNKWRSGEPNNAYDEEDCVEMVASGGWNDVACHVTMHFLCEFDKEHV, encoded by the exons ATGAGGAGGGGCCTGGCTCTCCTCGGCCTGGCCTTCCTGTGGCTGCTCCCGTCTGGGCGTCCTCAGCAGACGGCGGAAGATGCCTGTTCCCTGCACATCCTCGTCCCGGGCCTCAAAG GGGATGCCGGACAGAAGGGGGACAAAGGTGCACCCGGACGGCCCGGAAGAGTCGGCCCCACGGGAGAGAAAG GTGAAAAAGGAGATTCTGGTGACATAGGGCCCCCCGGCCCTAATGGAGAACCAG GCATCCCGTGTGAGTGCAGCCAGCTGAGGAAGGCCATCGGGGAGACGGACAACCAGGTCAGCCAGCTGACGGCGGAGCTGAAATTCATAAAAAATG ctGTCGCCGGCGTGCGCGAGACCGACAGCAAGATCTACCTGCTGGTGAAGGAGGAGAAGCGCTACGTGGACGCGCAGCTGTCGTGCCAGGGCCGCGGGGGCACGCTGGGCATGCCCAAGGACGAGGCGGCCAACGGGCTGATGGCCGCCTACATCGCGCAGGCCGGCCTGGCCCGCGTCTTCATCGGCATCAACGACCTGGAGAGGGAGGGCACGTTCGTGTACTCGGACCGCTCGCCCATGCAGACCTTCAACAAGTGGCGCAGCGGCGAGCCCAACAACGCGTACGACGAGGAGGACTGCGTGGAGATGGTGGCCTCGGGCGGCTGGAACGACGTGGCCTGCCACGTCACCATGCACTTCCTGTGCGAGTTCGACAAGGAACACGTGTGA